CCGGCGCGCTCTCGTAAAACGACGAGACGGCCAGAATGCGCGTCCGGCTGCGCAGGCGCTGGAGGGCGGCGAGGATATTGGCCTGGCGATCGCCCAGGTTCGAGCCGATGCCGATGTAAACGTGTGTCATGGTGATGGAGCGCAGGCTTCGGCGTACGCGGCGGAGTTTACCGTCGCATCCGGAGCGAAAGCTCCGCCATGCCGTTCCGCGTGATCGCCGGCAGCGCGCCGGCGTTGCTCTTCGAGAACCCCCTGCAGACGCTGCGAGCCGCCTCGCGGCCCGAGACGCAAGCATCGCTCGAGCGTGCCGACGCGGCCTTGAAGGACGGCCGGTTCGTCGCCGGCTTCATCGACTATGAAGGCAGCTCGGTTCTCGGGATCTTTTCGGCGCCGCGCGTCATCACGCTCGCGGGAGAGACGGCACCCTTTGCGCTCGGACCGCTGCTCCCGCGCATCGATGCGCGCGCCTACGGCGACGCCATCGCGCGTATCGCGCACGCGATAGGCGAGGGCGACGTCTACCAAGTGAACTACACCGTACCGTTCGATGCGGCATGTACCGGCGATCCGTTGGCCGCGTTCGCGCGTTTGAGCGAGCGCAACGCCGCCGGGTATAACGCCTACGTGGAAGACGGCGAGACGGCGATCCTCTCGCTCTCGCCCGAACTCTTCCTGCGCTTCGAAGGCGAGCGGCTCGTCACCAAACCGATGAAGGGTACCGCGCCGCTCGAGCGCGCGTGGGAGCTGGATTCGCCAAAGAACCGCGCCGAGCACGTGATGATCGTCGATCTCCTGCGCAACGACCTGCACCGCCTCTGCGACGACGTGCGCGTCGAGCGGCTCTTCGAGATCGAGCGCTACCCAACGTTCGCCACCATGACCTCGACCATCGCCGGGAGAGTGCGCGCGGCGACTCCGCTCGCCGACGTCTTCGCCGCGATGTTTCCATGCGGCAGCATCACCGGGGCGCCCAAACGCGCGGCGATGGAGCAGATCGCCGCCGTGGAACCGCACGCGCGCGGTCCCTACACCGGCACCGTCGGGTATCTCGGACCAGGCCGCGCCGGCTGGTGGAACGTTGCGATCCGCAGCCTGCGCGTCGATCGCTCCCGGCAGCGCGCCACCTACAACGCGGGCGGCGGCATCGTGGCCGATTCGCTGGCGGCCGATGAGTGGAACGAGGTGATGCTCAAGACCCGCTCCCTGCGCCCGGCGATCGAGCCGTTCCGCTTTTGGGAGAGCTTTCGCGGCGGGCCGCACCCGAGCGATATCGCGGCGCATCTCGCGCGGCTGGAGCGCACGGCGCGACGCTTTGGCGTTCCGTTCGATCGCGACGATGCTGCGCGGCGCATCGCCGCGGCCGCCGCGACTCAGACGCCGTCCTTCGTGCGAGTTCGCCTCACGCTCGATGGCGATCTCGCGATCGACTGCGAGCCGCTGGCGCCAACGCCGTCCCCGGTGCGCCTGTGCCTGGCCGCCGCGCGGGTCGATTCGTCCGATCCGATGCTGGCGGTCAAGTCCTCGTGGCGCCCGGCGCACGCACTCGCGGCCGGGCAGGCGG
This window of the Candidatus Baltobacteraceae bacterium genome carries:
- a CDS encoding chorismate-binding protein, which encodes MPFRVIAGSAPALLFENPLQTLRAASRPETQASLERADAALKDGRFVAGFIDYEGSSVLGIFSAPRVITLAGETAPFALGPLLPRIDARAYGDAIARIAHAIGEGDVYQVNYTVPFDAACTGDPLAAFARLSERNAAGYNAYVEDGETAILSLSPELFLRFEGERLVTKPMKGTAPLERAWELDSPKNRAEHVMIVDLLRNDLHRLCDDVRVERLFEIERYPTFATMTSTIAGRVRAATPLADVFAAMFPCGSITGAPKRAAMEQIAAVEPHARGPYTGTVGYLGPGRAGWWNVAIRSLRVDRSRQRATYNAGGGIVADSLAADEWNEVMLKTRSLRPAIEPFRFWESFRGGPHPSDIAAHLARLERTARRFGVPFDRDDAARRIAAAAATQTPSFVRVRLTLDGDLAIDCEPLAPTPSPVRLCLAAARVDSSDPMLAVKSSWRPAHALAAGQAAERRCFDALLQNERDELTEGSRTTIFVQSGNTLSTPPLACGVLPGILRAELVQSGRAVERVLHLEDLRDADAFYVGNSARGLLQADLIGEPFHV